Proteins co-encoded in one Leucobacter exalbidus genomic window:
- a CDS encoding YlxR family protein — protein sequence MDPVRTCVACRKRASRADLLRVVLSENQLLVDDRAVFPGRGAWVHPSSACFEQAVTRSVFARALRASGKPDAGPLENRLKLIMDN from the coding sequence ATGGATCCGGTTCGGACCTGTGTCGCGTGTCGCAAGCGTGCCTCACGCGCAGATCTGCTCAGGGTGGTGCTGAGCGAAAATCAACTATTGGTTGATGATCGTGCAGTGTTTCCCGGTCGCGGAGCCTGGGTACACCCCAGCTCTGCATGTTTCGAACAAGCAGTCACGCGTTCGGTATTCGCGCGTGCGCTGCGAGCTTCGGGGAAACCCGACGCTGGCCCTTTAGAGAACAGGCTGAAATTAATCATGGATAACTAA
- the nusA gene encoding transcription termination factor NusA, with product MKIELATLRQIEREKEIPFDELVEIIEQAIQSAYLRHAENQNLPVPRESDVRVTLDRKTGDIAVRIPELNDEDQVVGEAFITTDEFGRVASSAAKQVINQRLRDLSDDAVLGAFKDKEGQIVSGVVQQGTNRRMVQVDLGDLEAVLPPEEQIPGENYPHGMRVRVYVTSVSKGLKGPQVIVSRTHPGLVRKLFEREVPELAEGLVEIVSLAREAGHRTKVAVRAKKSGINAKGTCIGEMGSRVRAVMAELGEEKIDIVDYSPELPAFVANALSPAKVTDVFMLNESLKQVRALVPDFQLSLAIGKEGQNARLAAKLTGAKIDIQPDSIMND from the coding sequence GTGAAGATTGAACTCGCCACCCTGCGGCAGATTGAGCGCGAGAAGGAAATTCCCTTCGACGAGCTGGTCGAAATTATTGAGCAGGCGATTCAGTCGGCATATCTGCGTCACGCAGAGAACCAGAACCTTCCGGTACCGCGCGAGAGCGACGTACGCGTCACGCTCGACCGCAAGACGGGCGATATCGCAGTGCGTATCCCCGAACTCAACGACGAAGATCAGGTCGTTGGCGAAGCTTTCATTACGACCGATGAGTTCGGTCGCGTCGCATCAAGCGCGGCCAAGCAGGTCATTAACCAGCGTCTGCGCGATCTAAGCGACGACGCAGTGCTGGGTGCTTTCAAGGACAAGGAAGGCCAGATCGTATCTGGCGTCGTGCAGCAGGGTACTAACCGCCGCATGGTGCAGGTTGACCTGGGTGACCTCGAAGCCGTGCTGCCCCCTGAGGAGCAGATCCCCGGCGAGAACTACCCCCACGGCATGCGCGTGCGCGTGTACGTCACGAGCGTCTCAAAGGGCCTGAAGGGCCCGCAGGTCATCGTGTCGCGCACCCACCCGGGTCTCGTGCGCAAGCTGTTCGAACGTGAAGTACCCGAGCTTGCCGAGGGTCTCGTTGAGATCGTTTCACTTGCGCGCGAAGCCGGTCACCGCACCAAGGTTGCCGTGCGCGCGAAGAAGTCGGGCATCAACGCAAAGGGCACCTGCATCGGCGAGATGGGCAGCCGCGTGCGCGCCGTCATGGCCGAGCTGGGCGAAGAGAAGATCGACATCGTCGACTACTCACCCGAGCTCCCCGCGTTCGTTGCCAACGCACTGTCACCCGCAAAGGTGACCGACGTGTTCATGCTGAACGAATCGCTCAAGCAGGTACGCGCGCTGGTACCCGATTTCCAGCTCTCACTCGCGATCGGCAAGGAGGGCCAGAACGCCCGCCTCGCCGCAAAGCTCACGGGCGCAAAGATTGACATCCAGCCTGACTCCATCATGAACGACTAG
- a CDS encoding ABC transporter substrate-binding protein — translation MTTLTTRHRFARVQRAATAVLFVAALGGGLAACSASDAGGAAAVAGEVANESPFDLTTAGQADRPRIEEVPEAVAALKASGFEPVTDGKLTVASNAFTPPSAFFAEDDNKTLLGGDPDIALLVADGLGLEYEPVSVAWADWPLGVESGKYDLVASNVTVTEERKDLFDFATYRADKLSFAVPTPSEVESISEAKDISGLKVYAGSGTNQEGIVLEWIAENEKNGIDPGEIVYFEDDSAARLAMLSGRIDALFQPSVANAYSAAVDGQTKVVGTVPGGYPHDAQIALGTAKGNGLIEPVAIVLNHIIESGDYDAVFERWGLQDDAVTESVVNPAGIPRP, via the coding sequence ATGACCACTCTCACCACCCGGCACCGCTTCGCGCGCGTGCAGCGCGCCGCCACCGCAGTTCTCTTCGTGGCAGCCCTCGGCGGCGGTCTTGCGGCCTGCTCAGCAAGCGACGCAGGCGGGGCTGCCGCGGTCGCGGGCGAGGTCGCGAACGAGTCGCCGTTTGACCTGACCACGGCGGGGCAGGCCGACCGGCCGCGCATTGAAGAAGTGCCCGAGGCCGTGGCCGCGCTGAAGGCCAGCGGTTTTGAGCCCGTGACCGACGGCAAACTGACGGTCGCGTCGAACGCGTTCACCCCGCCCTCGGCGTTCTTCGCTGAAGATGACAACAAGACGCTGCTCGGCGGCGACCCCGATATCGCGCTGCTCGTCGCCGACGGCCTCGGCCTCGAGTACGAACCCGTCAGCGTGGCGTGGGCCGACTGGCCCCTCGGCGTTGAATCGGGCAAGTACGACCTCGTCGCCTCGAACGTGACGGTCACCGAAGAACGCAAGGATCTCTTCGACTTCGCCACCTACCGGGCCGACAAACTGTCCTTCGCGGTGCCCACCCCGAGCGAGGTGGAATCGATCAGCGAAGCGAAAGATATCTCGGGCCTGAAGGTGTACGCCGGCAGCGGCACCAATCAGGAGGGGATCGTGCTCGAGTGGATCGCCGAGAACGAGAAGAACGGCATCGACCCCGGTGAGATCGTCTACTTCGAAGACGACAGCGCGGCACGACTCGCGATGCTCTCGGGTCGCATCGACGCGCTCTTCCAGCCGAGCGTCGCGAACGCCTACTCCGCAGCGGTTGACGGGCAGACGAAGGTGGTCGGCACCGTGCCCGGCGGCTACCCCCATGACGCACAGATCGCGCTGGGCACCGCCAAGGGCAACGGGCTCATCGAACCCGTCGCGATCGTGCTGAACCACATCATCGAGAGCGGCGACTACGACGCCGTCTTCGAGCGCTGGGGGCTGCAGGATGACGCGGTCACCGAATCAGTGGTCAACCCGGCCGGAATCCCGCGCCCGTGA
- a CDS encoding alpha/beta hydrolase — protein MADIPVSATAVLPTPSPVCDGDTDAFDAVLTQAETGALECREHAAQAAASLSATRGTAAHALQTKLSHLQTSASLVERCAAAALRAVSSYVRDIAQVHVTAQSVEQEVVRQLTVLRTHAATIEDISVRRGIAVSDDWRVAPPLFMPPTAADADAPTTLTGGADTFNWTLASGAWAGAVAAIDEGCDRWRGLVQERETIERTLVNALARVSLVDLGEGASAPRSAMVRALTSLLSKETPWETPAVRRLLDGALTPAEVADLWKQIEASGADIAELIEKYSFELAARDGLPFSVRDQAGRAALDYALSGSTELAHAFARMGLAPSDMTLTEFRRDLQAVRDALATYAENEDGIELVVQLASLGSHDGSVTAAVSIGDLDSASEIGVFVPGMNSSVRGIGELSKGLQEIHSGSEGSAVVTWAGYRSPTVAEEPFQGRAERGSWPLADFLAGITAHRVGDPLDHFALIGHSYGTNVAAEALKHGNHKVDAFISLGSAGLKHGTKAGDLGVRDIHATHAAGDNIAPFGRGVHFRPTADGGVGYLPRVDPRQLDGANVFSSEKSANGKAVTMHNLVVPIHWGSAQWAADVLDGTARDLEVGYLDPSSTTVQQLIKLMRGRR, from the coding sequence ATGGCCGACATTCCGGTCTCGGCGACCGCCGTGCTTCCCACACCGTCACCGGTGTGTGACGGTGACACCGATGCGTTCGACGCTGTACTCACGCAGGCTGAAACGGGCGCGCTCGAGTGCCGCGAACATGCAGCGCAGGCGGCCGCTTCGCTGTCAGCGACGCGGGGCACCGCCGCTCATGCGTTGCAGACCAAACTGTCGCACCTGCAAACGAGCGCCTCGCTCGTGGAACGATGCGCCGCCGCTGCCTTGCGGGCCGTGAGTAGTTATGTACGAGACATCGCCCAGGTGCATGTCACCGCTCAAAGCGTCGAGCAGGAGGTCGTGCGGCAGCTCACTGTATTGCGTACGCACGCGGCAACCATTGAAGACATCAGCGTTCGGCGGGGGATCGCGGTGAGTGATGACTGGCGCGTCGCACCACCACTGTTCATGCCACCCACAGCAGCAGACGCTGATGCGCCGACCACCCTGACCGGCGGTGCTGACACCTTCAATTGGACACTCGCCTCAGGCGCGTGGGCGGGGGCCGTAGCCGCCATTGACGAGGGCTGCGACCGCTGGCGCGGCCTCGTGCAAGAGCGGGAAACCATTGAACGAACGCTGGTGAACGCGCTTGCCCGCGTCTCGCTCGTCGACCTCGGTGAGGGGGCCTCGGCGCCGAGATCGGCGATGGTGCGGGCGCTCACCTCACTGCTCTCGAAAGAGACGCCGTGGGAGACCCCCGCGGTGCGGCGTCTGCTCGATGGAGCACTCACCCCGGCCGAGGTGGCCGACCTGTGGAAACAGATCGAAGCCAGCGGCGCTGATATTGCCGAGCTGATCGAAAAGTACAGCTTCGAGCTCGCGGCACGCGACGGCCTGCCCTTTAGCGTGCGCGATCAAGCAGGCCGTGCCGCTCTCGACTACGCGCTGAGCGGCAGCACCGAACTCGCGCACGCTTTCGCGCGCATGGGACTGGCGCCCAGTGACATGACGCTCACCGAGTTTCGGCGGGATCTGCAGGCGGTGCGCGACGCATTAGCGACGTACGCAGAGAACGAAGACGGAATCGAACTCGTCGTTCAGCTGGCTTCTCTGGGTAGCCATGACGGCTCCGTTACTGCTGCTGTCTCGATTGGTGACCTCGATTCGGCCAGCGAGATCGGCGTATTCGTGCCGGGCATGAACTCCTCGGTGCGCGGCATCGGCGAACTGAGCAAAGGGCTGCAAGAAATCCATTCTGGGAGCGAGGGATCAGCAGTAGTGACATGGGCCGGGTATCGGTCACCGACCGTGGCAGAGGAACCGTTCCAAGGCCGGGCCGAGCGCGGCAGCTGGCCACTTGCCGACTTTCTCGCGGGGATCACGGCTCACCGCGTGGGCGACCCGCTTGATCACTTCGCGCTGATCGGACACTCCTACGGCACGAACGTCGCGGCCGAAGCTTTGAAACACGGTAATCATAAAGTTGATGCGTTCATCTCGCTGGGGTCTGCGGGGCTGAAACACGGCACGAAGGCAGGCGACCTCGGTGTGCGCGACATCCACGCAACCCACGCCGCAGGCGACAACATTGCGCCGTTCGGCCGTGGCGTCCATTTCAGGCCAACCGCTGACGGCGGGGTCGGGTACCTGCCGCGGGTAGACCCCAGGCAACTCGATGGTGCGAACGTGTTCTCTTCAGAGAAAAGCGCCAACGGCAAAGCCGTCACGATGCACAATCTGGTGGTGCCGATTCACTGGGGCAGCGCGCAATGGGCGGCAGACGTGCTCGATGGGACTGCAAGGGACCTCGAGGTGGGCTACCTCGACCCGTCATCTACGACGGTGCAGCAGCTGATCAAGTTGATGAGAGGTAGAAGATGA
- a CDS encoding FAD/NAD(P)-binding protein, which produces MSTAPVTPVTPAPQGAPAPAGIVIIGAGPAAVMLLERILANHARDTPSQRLDIQLVDPHEPGGGRIWRRAQSPLLKLNSMFADVAFFTDPSCQIAGPVAQGPTLSHWVELVRAGDIDLPEWADERIFTEVATAGPQDFPTRRLNNAYLGWAYEEALRRAAPSVTVEWVQDLAVSVNAGGHTPGDLHTVRLASGAELCADAVVYALGHNGSMPTNEAIKLSSFADRHNLGYVAPGFTADLNLDWVPAGEPVIVRGMGLAAVDLTVLLTEGRGGTFARTPQGTLAYTPSGQEPILHLGSRRGVPYRSKITSTPVGEPVALEYLGAEFHAWVRDLGRPLDFAADVWPRIVADLLTGYYRELFTGHPDRVTGTWDDFAAGLREILGTPAGYESADLITLITAHVPHADDRFDLASFDMPLAGPGVSVPSEAAPAASTAGATAPDLSPTDRVQQRVREHIAQDLRQRTSPEHSATQALFLTALFAHMALAEVPVEKWNATSRTQALPKRWQGFFSYLASGPPGHRLEELLALAEAGVVHFLGGSVQLELHDGDAAALDLAGRPIDGGWGSGQFIGSGSANIAGEIAQTRVVANTLIDAWLPSAEAAGSDNVLLRQLIRSGQASELRVADATYSGTTGQVEVADHGVIPGAERQFALGSFTSDMNAGAFARPGLNSLPFRQHDRLARQVLDAVSSVGVGSDAHALPGSSPVASRQLVSAARRRDTIGE; this is translated from the coding sequence GTGAGCACCGCACCCGTTACCCCAGTAACACCCGCCCCGCAGGGGGCACCCGCGCCGGCCGGCATCGTGATCATCGGTGCCGGCCCGGCGGCCGTGATGCTGCTCGAACGCATCCTCGCGAACCACGCGCGAGACACTCCGTCGCAGCGCCTCGACATTCAACTCGTTGACCCGCACGAGCCCGGCGGCGGGCGCATCTGGCGCCGCGCACAGTCGCCGCTGTTGAAGCTGAACTCGATGTTTGCTGACGTCGCGTTCTTCACCGACCCCTCGTGCCAGATCGCCGGCCCCGTCGCGCAGGGCCCCACGCTCAGCCACTGGGTGGAGCTCGTGCGTGCGGGCGATATCGACCTACCCGAATGGGCCGATGAGCGGATCTTCACCGAGGTCGCGACGGCTGGCCCACAAGACTTTCCCACCCGCAGGCTCAACAACGCCTACCTGGGGTGGGCGTACGAAGAGGCCCTGCGCCGTGCCGCCCCCTCCGTGACGGTGGAATGGGTGCAAGACCTCGCCGTCTCGGTCAACGCGGGCGGGCACACCCCGGGCGACCTACACACGGTGCGGCTCGCCTCGGGTGCCGAACTGTGCGCCGATGCCGTCGTCTACGCCCTCGGGCACAACGGCTCGATGCCCACCAACGAAGCGATCAAGCTCTCAAGTTTCGCCGACCGGCACAACCTGGGCTACGTCGCCCCCGGGTTCACCGCCGACCTCAACCTCGACTGGGTGCCCGCGGGCGAACCGGTCATCGTGCGCGGCATGGGGCTTGCCGCCGTCGACCTCACCGTGCTGCTCACCGAGGGGCGCGGCGGCACCTTCGCCCGCACCCCACAGGGCACGCTCGCCTACACCCCGAGCGGCCAAGAGCCCATCTTGCACCTGGGGTCACGCCGCGGGGTGCCCTACCGCTCCAAGATCACGAGCACCCCGGTGGGCGAACCGGTGGCGCTCGAATACCTCGGCGCCGAGTTTCACGCCTGGGTGCGCGACCTCGGCCGCCCGCTCGACTTCGCCGCCGACGTGTGGCCGCGCATCGTCGCCGACCTGCTCACCGGGTACTACCGCGAGCTCTTCACCGGGCACCCCGACCGCGTCACCGGCACCTGGGACGATTTCGCAGCCGGGCTGCGCGAAATTCTGGGCACCCCGGCCGGTTACGAATCGGCCGATCTCATCACGCTGATCACCGCCCACGTGCCCCACGCCGACGACCGCTTCGATCTCGCCAGCTTCGATATGCCGCTGGCGGGCCCGGGCGTATCGGTGCCCAGCGAAGCAGCCCCAGCTGCATCAACCGCAGGCGCTACAGCCCCCGATCTCTCTCCCACAGATCGCGTGCAGCAGCGCGTGCGCGAGCACATCGCGCAAGATCTGCGCCAGCGCACCAGCCCCGAGCACAGCGCCACGCAGGCCCTGTTTCTCACCGCCCTGTTCGCGCACATGGCGCTCGCCGAAGTGCCCGTCGAAAAGTGGAACGCGACGAGCCGCACCCAGGCCCTCCCCAAACGGTGGCAGGGCTTCTTCAGCTACCTGGCGAGCGGCCCGCCCGGCCACCGGCTCGAAGAACTGCTCGCGCTGGCTGAGGCCGGGGTCGTGCACTTTCTCGGCGGATCAGTGCAGCTCGAACTGCACGACGGCGACGCCGCCGCGCTCGATCTGGCGGGCCGCCCCATCGACGGCGGCTGGGGATCTGGGCAATTTATTGGATCCGGATCAGCAAACATCGCAGGCGAAATCGCGCAGACCCGGGTCGTGGCCAACACCCTCATCGACGCGTGGCTGCCGAGCGCAGAGGCTGCGGGCAGCGATAATGTGCTGCTGCGGCAGTTGATCAGAAGCGGGCAGGCGAGCGAGCTTCGCGTCGCCGATGCCACCTACAGCGGCACCACCGGGCAGGTCGAAGTGGCCGATCACGGCGTGATTCCCGGGGCAGAACGACAGTTCGCCCTCGGCTCCTTCACCTCAGATATGAACGCGGGCGCCTTCGCTCGGCCCGGGCTGAATTCGCTGCCGTTTCGGCAGCACGACCGTCTCGCGCGGCAGGTTCTGGACGCCGTGAGTAGCGTGGGCGTAGGCAGCGACGCACACGCTTTGCCCGGGAGTTCGCCAGTTGCATCGCGGCAGCTGGTCAGCGCGGCCCGCAGGAGGGATACGATAGGGGAGTGA
- a CDS encoding WXG100 family type VII secretion target, translating into MANINVSYADMEQAGTQLGGARDEISQKLQQMQTLIGTLVGSGFVTDQASGKFHQAYAEYTTSANTVIAKLTEIQAFLSQTATAMHDMDSQIAARIN; encoded by the coding sequence ATGGCGAATATCAACGTCTCCTACGCCGATATGGAGCAGGCCGGCACACAGCTCGGGGGAGCGCGAGATGAGATCTCGCAGAAACTGCAGCAGATGCAAACGCTTATCGGCACCCTGGTGGGATCGGGGTTCGTCACCGATCAGGCCTCGGGTAAATTTCATCAGGCCTACGCCGAGTACACCACGAGCGCCAACACGGTGATCGCGAAGCTCACCGAGATTCAGGCCTTCCTGTCGCAGACGGCCACCGCCATGCACGACATGGATTCGCAGATCGCGGCCCGCATTAACTAA
- a CDS encoding amino acid ABC transporter ATP-binding protein, protein MSTLTAQPPVARSLAGSGLVEIRGVHKSYSGLEVLHNISLTVEPGQVVALLGPSGSGKSTLLRAINHLETIDAGEITIDGEFIGYEQRGGVLHELPEKKVLERRTQVGMVFQNFNLFPHLTALENIIEAPIALKRMNKAAATERALTLLARVGLADRADHYPRQLSGGQQQRVAIARALALDPGVLLFDEPTSALDPELVGEVLDVIRGLAQSGTTLIIVTHEMGFAAEVADQVVFLDRGRIVEQGSPSQVLRNPQHARTRDFLNKVL, encoded by the coding sequence ATGTCGACACTGACCGCTCAACCACCGGTTGCTCGATCGCTCGCAGGCTCGGGCCTTGTCGAGATTCGCGGCGTGCACAAGTCCTACAGCGGGCTTGAGGTGCTGCACAACATCTCGCTCACCGTCGAGCCCGGCCAGGTCGTCGCGCTGCTGGGCCCCTCGGGCTCGGGCAAATCGACCCTGCTGCGCGCTATCAACCACCTCGAAACGATCGACGCTGGCGAGATCACCATCGATGGCGAGTTCATCGGTTACGAACAGCGCGGCGGTGTGCTGCACGAGCTCCCCGAAAAGAAGGTGCTCGAGCGCCGCACCCAGGTGGGCATGGTGTTTCAGAACTTCAACCTGTTTCCCCACCTCACCGCCCTCGAAAACATCATCGAGGCGCCCATCGCGCTGAAGCGCATGAACAAGGCCGCGGCCACCGAGCGGGCCCTCACGCTGCTCGCCCGGGTGGGGCTCGCCGACCGCGCCGATCACTACCCGCGCCAGCTCTCGGGTGGCCAGCAGCAGCGCGTTGCGATCGCGCGGGCACTCGCCCTCGACCCCGGCGTACTGCTGTTCGACGAACCCACGAGCGCGCTCGACCCCGAGCTCGTGGGCGAGGTGCTCGACGTGATTCGCGGGCTCGCCCAAAGTGGCACCACGCTGATCATCGTCACCCACGAGATGGGCTTCGCAGCCGAGGTCGCAGACCAGGTCGTGTTCTTGGATCGCGGCCGAATCGTCGAACAGGGCTCGCCCAGCCAAGTGCTGCGCAACCCGCAGCACGCCCGCACCAGGGACTTTCTGAACAAGGTGCTGTAG
- a CDS encoding proline--tRNA ligase, which produces MITRLSNYFLKTLREDPAEAEAEVASHKLLVRAGYIRRQSPGVFAWLPLGLRVKGKLEQIVREEMAAAGAHEVHFPAMLPREMYEATGRWEEYGDALFRLQDRHGADHLLAPTHEEPFTLMVKDLVSSYKDLPLTLFQIQDKYRDEARPRAGLLRGREFTMKDAYSFDVTDEGLAESYQKQRDAYERIFTRLGLEYAIVSADAGAMGGSRSEEFLLPTEIGEDTFVRSAGGYAANVEAYVTPVPESLPIEGLPAPVVYDSPDTPTIDTLVAHTNAVLKREDGRAWTAADTLKHVVLAVTHVAGELAGEREIVVVGLPGDRDVDMKRAEVVFAGCDIEPATAADLAKHPGLLRGYIGAARVAADGSTTAVLGTESETGVRYLLDPRIVPGTSWVTGANVDEQHVAYLVAGRDFTADGIADLSDVRAGDPAPDGSGPIETARGMEIGHVFQLGRKYAEALGLKVLDQNGKLVTVTMGSYGIGVTRIMAVLAELNRDDRGLIWPRQVAPFDVHLVATGRDAGIFETAEELAGTLEAAGLDVLFDDRPKVSPGVKFGDAELIGVPRVVVVGRDAADGIAEVWDRATGEKSKVAIAEIAALLSK; this is translated from the coding sequence GTGATTACACGGCTCAGCAACTACTTTCTGAAGACTCTTCGCGAGGATCCCGCCGAGGCCGAGGCCGAGGTCGCCAGCCACAAGCTGCTGGTGCGCGCCGGTTACATTCGGCGCCAGTCGCCGGGCGTATTCGCCTGGCTGCCACTGGGCTTGCGCGTGAAGGGCAAGCTCGAGCAGATCGTGCGCGAGGAGATGGCCGCCGCGGGTGCCCACGAGGTGCACTTCCCGGCCATGCTGCCGCGCGAAATGTACGAGGCCACGGGCCGCTGGGAGGAGTACGGCGACGCGCTGTTCCGCCTGCAGGATCGCCACGGTGCCGACCACCTGCTCGCCCCCACCCACGAAGAGCCCTTCACCCTGATGGTGAAGGATCTCGTATCGTCGTACAAGGATCTGCCGCTCACGCTGTTCCAGATTCAGGACAAGTACCGCGACGAGGCACGCCCGCGCGCAGGCCTCCTGCGCGGCCGCGAGTTCACGATGAAGGACGCGTACTCGTTCGACGTCACCGATGAGGGGCTCGCCGAGAGCTACCAGAAGCAGCGCGACGCCTACGAGCGCATCTTCACCCGCCTGGGCCTCGAGTACGCCATCGTGTCGGCAGACGCCGGCGCCATGGGCGGCTCACGCAGCGAGGAATTCTTGCTGCCCACCGAGATCGGCGAAGACACGTTCGTGCGCTCGGCAGGGGGCTACGCCGCCAACGTTGAGGCATATGTGACGCCGGTGCCCGAGTCGCTTCCGATCGAGGGCCTGCCCGCCCCCGTCGTCTACGATTCGCCCGACACCCCCACCATCGACACCCTCGTGGCGCACACGAACGCCGTGCTGAAGCGCGAAGATGGCCGCGCGTGGACCGCCGCTGACACGCTGAAGCACGTTGTGCTCGCGGTCACGCACGTCGCCGGCGAGCTTGCCGGTGAGCGCGAGATCGTCGTCGTTGGCCTGCCCGGCGACCGCGATGTCGACATGAAGCGCGCCGAGGTTGTGTTTGCTGGCTGCGATATTGAGCCCGCGACCGCCGCTGACCTCGCGAAGCACCCCGGCCTGCTGCGCGGCTACATCGGCGCCGCCCGCGTGGCCGCCGATGGTTCGACGACCGCGGTGCTCGGCACCGAGTCAGAGACCGGCGTGCGCTACCTGCTCGATCCCCGCATCGTGCCCGGCACCTCATGGGTCACGGGTGCCAATGTTGACGAGCAGCACGTGGCGTACCTCGTCGCGGGCCGCGACTTCACCGCCGACGGCATTGCCGACCTCTCTGACGTGCGCGCGGGCGACCCCGCTCCCGACGGATCGGGCCCCATCGAAACCGCTCGCGGCATGGAGATCGGCCACGTCTTCCAGCTCGGCCGCAAGTACGCCGAAGCCCTGGGCCTGAAGGTGCTCGACCAGAACGGCAAGCTCGTCACGGTCACCATGGGCTCCTACGGCATCGGCGTCACCCGCATCATGGCGGTGCTCGCTGAGCTCAACCGCGATGACCGCGGCCTGATCTGGCCGCGCCAGGTGGCTCCGTTCGACGTGCACCTCGTTGCCACGGGCCGCGACGCCGGCATCTTCGAGACTGCTGAGGAACTCGCGGGTACTCTCGAGGCCGCTGGCCTCGACGTGCTCTTCGACGACCGCCCCAAGGTTTCGCCCGGTGTGAAGTTCGGCGACGCCGAGCTCATCGGCGTGCCCCGCGTGGTGGTCGTGGGCCGCGACGCAGCCGACGGCATTGCCGAGGTTTGGGATCGCGCCACCGGCGAGAAGAGCAAGGTCGCGATCGCTGAGATCGCGGCGCTGCTGAGCAAGTAG